In the genome of Corvus cornix cornix isolate S_Up_H32 chromosome 7, ASM73873v5, whole genome shotgun sequence, the window AGAAGCACatagagaaaaaacaaacaaaagtctaaaattaattaaagtaTCACCAAAATAAACCTAAAAAGTTATCCACAGAGTGTGTGGAGGGGGAGGAGTGGGGAAGAAACGGATAAGGATAGGAAAGGATAAGATAAGAAGGGATAAGGAAGGCCCTCCCGTTCAGAGTAGATCTTCCTTGATTGATCTTAAAACACTCATCTGTTACACCTCTTGTGTGCCCAGCCAACCCCTCTGCCCTCTGGGGACCGGTTCTACTGCTGGCCTtgactgcagagagaaagagtCGATATCAGAAAGCTCCTCAGAGCAGCCGATGCTGCCTGTTCCtacttcccttttcccccattGCAGTGCCCTCCATAGTTAGTGCTTGCCCTCATCCCCCTCAGGAAGCTGCCAAGGTAGGATAATGGTGCTTGATGTTCAGGCTGGCGGGAGTGGAATGGCACCTTGGCCTGGCTGGGTTCAAAAATGGAAGCTGAGTTTGAAGGCTGTGGTTATTGCTTTGTATCTCCTACGtgactgggtttgtgatttgGTTTTCACTTCTCCAAATGCACGTTCATGGCATGTGTAAGACTTCCTAGAGCTGACTGAGTCTTGCGTGTACTGAGTGTGGGAGGTGTATTGCAAAACCAGCAGTTAGAGATGTTTCAAATGAACTTAGATCAAGGGTCTGCTTGGACTAACAAGCTATTGAGTGAGTAAAGTTCTGATGAACAGGAGTTAGAGAACTTTTtaagtttttcctctttgtttaaATGCTTGTGACTTTAACTGGTTCTTGGAGTGCTGTCAAATACTTCTGATTTGAAGTAATGTTCTCCAGAGCATGGAAGGGTGTGCAAGATCAGGTAAACTCTCTTAATCAGCATTTACCTTTTTATAGCACTGTAGTTCCTAAGTGTTTGTTGAAATGCATGAAGGACTCCCATTATATGCATCTCCCATTAATCCTCTGTCTGTGATCTAGTtacctctctttttttaaaacaattttaaccaaaaaatttatttcagaacagAGATCAGCTTTATTTTAGGACTCACTTGaatgtatatttaatttatatatagTTTATGCTAGCTGGTAGTTCTGTATTGAAATGTTTCCTACCACAGTTAGTGTGCTTGTACTGGAGGTGACAGGGAAGGGTGTCTGGCTCTGAAAACGTGCTCAGGACCTGTGGTAAATAAAGTCACCTCTTAGTAAGGTCATGAATTGGCTCAGGAATCCCTTTGGGTGTTGTGAACATGGTTGTGATAAAGCTGTGGTGAGCCAGAGCATTGGTCTTCACACAGTGATACTGATGTGTGCAGAGCTGACACTTAGGCCTGAAAACATCATAGAGTGCTCAAGAACAGactgaaacaaataaatgtaGCTGTAATTAGCTGTAAGGCATTGAAAGCCCTGCTTGAATCAGCTAATTCACTGCTATGGAAGTTCAAAGTtcatttttggtgtttttgaGCAGATGGGCTATCAAACTAGTTTAAAAAGCTCATGTTATCCAGTTAGTCAATGTTCGGCTTTGGCTGACCAGGACTTTTACCAGTGTGCCTTGCAGCAACTGGTAGCAACAATCAGGAAGAGAAAGCCATTTGTCTAAATCAATTTGTTATGTGATTGTTGGAGATGTCTTTTctccaggaaggagaaaaggtgTTACAAGATCTTTTGTGATGTAATACTGTTGGCaagttttgctttccctgtgtgCAAAAGAAAGTCTGCAGGATTTGTGTGACCCCCAGGGTTCCCCAGAATTTTGGGTCTtagagggagaagaagaaacaaTAATGAAATAGGGAATTAGGAAAAAGATAAGTCTTTACATTTCAACTAAAACAAAAGGAGCAACTGTAGAGCCTATGAAAAGCAGTTTGTTCTGGATAAGGCAGATATTGGACATCATAAACTTAATTGTGTGGAAAATCTACTTAGTGTTCTCTGGGGATCACAAGCACATGATTGTGCTTTTAAGGGGCGAATGTATTTAAGCTTACAGGAACTGAAACTTCCAGTGAGTCTAGGAAAATAGATGGAAGTTTTAGATAACACAATTATAACAACATTATTGCTACACTGCTTGTCAATCCACCAtcccaaataaaaacaaatgaccTCTGTTcattctccctctctttttgaGCTTCAGTGTAGAAGTTAGCATTGCAATTGCACTCACAGTTGTACAGGCACAAGAAACTTGGCAGGATCACTAATTTAGTGTgagatgttttggaaaaaaaattacaaattgaGTAAGTAAgtgtcctggttctggccagaacagggttaatttttgcagtagacAGGAGGGAGCATAGCTAGGACCCAGAGATTATTCTATACCACCTAACATAATTTtccagggagggaggaggggcttgctttgggtttggggtAGTGTGGCAGAGGGAGCAGTCAGGTATTGTCAGGGGGGTTAAGTGGGGTGAGCagtagcttttcttttcttgtaccCTCTGTCTCTAATATTGTTGTTTTACTGTtagttttcttatctcattgctgtttccagtaaattatTCCTATCTCAGCCTgtgatctttaccttttgtgcctccaattccTCTTTCCATCCAGGAGCAGGGGGactgggaaggggaggagggagggagtgagtgagtgacAAGTGGTTTGGAGTGGTTTCAGTGGGAACATTAAATTGGAGATTACCGTCcctaaaccatgacagtgaGAAAAAAGAGGATAGGAGGAAATATGAACagctacaaaaatattttagcccTAGAGTACAGGGACTGATAACACTGCATTGGCTTATATATGAACATTTAAGTTAAATAATACAATGAAAGTGGCTGGAGGGGAGAGAAATCCCACAGCTGGGGAAGAATCTCTTTGGGCATGACTATGGATATAAAATAGGGACAAACAGAGGAGGGAAACctttgcagaaataaagaaagcTGTTGGTGTCTGCCAAAGGTTTAGTAGTCTCTCTCTATCCCCCCTGCATCCCTTCTGGGACTGCTTTTGCCATGTGGCTTCTGGTTTCGTTGCAGCCACTGTCAGTTCCTGAGCTCCCTGTATCCTCCTGTGTGTCTCGGTGCTGAGCTGCTTGGGGGCAGCATTGCTGTCAGTGCGGTACGGGCTCTGCTCACATCTGTCAGGGGGAGCACATGAAGAGTTTCAGTCTAAAAGAGTTCCTtttccaaaaaagaaaggaggaaatacAGTCCTGTTCCCAGCTGGGATCACCGTGCACAGTGGCATGCGGAGCTGGTTGCATGCTGGTTTGGCTGGCTCAGAAGCAGCAAGTACCAACAGGGCTGTGCTTGGCTTCAGTAACAAccactgcagcagtgtttgaAAAGGTTCTGACCTGGCTTTTGGAAGTGTTCACACAGGAGGTTTtagtgatggtgtttgtcttcctcAAAATTTTGTGTCTGAATCACCAAACTATCTCCTTAGGAAGCCTGCAGAGCATTTGTTTCCACCGAGTGCTGCTTGTaccagcagaggcaggagacaAAGTATCACTGAAAGACTTGTGCCTTGCCTTCCCCTCAGAAATTATGATACagtccctctttttttttttttttaattgaaaacttgTTGATACTTGTCTTTCCCTGACGTCTCAAGAGAGGCAGAAGCAAAATCCTGAGTAGTAGAAAATGTGTCTTGGCTAGGAGTACAGATCTACCCTTCTCTGGGTTTATTTTGAACAAGAATCAAATCATCCTCAGATCTTGCACAAAGTCATTCttgaaaaattctcttttagCTCCATGCATGTGAACAAGGTACCTGGTATGAATATGAGCCATTGGTAACACCAGCTGTTACTGGCTGTGGCCGGTGTCATGCTGATGGTGAAGGAGTGCAATTTTTTCTAGTATTTGtatgaatatttttctcatgtaCATTGGGTGAATCTCACTAGCAGTTTCCAGTGTCATGGGtgtttttggagagaaaaaggtAACATCTGCCTTACTCTGAATCTGTGGAATCTTGCACTTGAAGCATGAAATGAATGCAGGCTAAATGCAGGGGGAGTAAATGATAGCTGGCTGAAGTGTGTATCACtccccaggagctctgctggcacagacAGGCAGCAGCTTGGCTCTCATTGCTGAAAGAAGTTACAAAGGTACTGCTTGACAAGGGGATTACGAGAGACTGTCTTAACAAGTCAGGCCAGAAAATAAAGCCTTTGCATTTCAAATAGGTGAAATACTAAGACTAGTCTAAGGAAGGGATGGATCCATATCCAGAGCATCTTAATGGAGCCTTAGGTTCTGCCCTCTCAGTTGGgagtttctttttctggcagGTTTGGGTGAGAACTGGATAAAATGTTTGGACTGAAGCTTTCCTGtctccctcccagcctgtgccaaCAGCACTGGCTCAGGTTGACCGTGAAAAGATTTACCAATGGATCAATGAGCTGTCCAGCCCTGAGACACGGGAGAAtgcactgctggagctgagcaagAAGCGCGAGTCTGTGCCTGACCTCGCCCCGATGCTGTGGCACTCATTTGGCACGATTGCAGCGCTCCTTCAGGTGGGTCAGGTTGTCCGTGTCTTTATTCTGTGGTGCAGCATCAGCATGTTGCAGAGCTTGTGCATCCTTGAGTTGGATCTGGGGAGGAACCGGTGGGATCCCTTATTGCCATTGCTTGGGAGTATGATCTTTGTTGGATCATGTGGTGAGGGGGGCAAATTAAGGTTTGAATGCATTACTGTGACTCCTTATCAAATTGactctgtcccagctctgcccttgcCTGGGCAGCATGGTGGCTGCCGTGTAACTTGAAAGTGATGCTTGGTGAAAGCAGACTGTTATCTGCTGTCACTGTACTTCCTTACCAGGCAAGTGCTTTGGTCTAgctttctgatatttttctcctttaacttTCCACTCTCTGTTAATTTTTAGgaaattgtaaatatttatcCATCAATCAACCCTCCAACTTTGACAGCCCATCAGTCCAACAGAGTCTGCAATGCTTTAGCTCTACTACAGTGTGTTGCATCACACCCTGAAACGAGGTAAGTGTTTCCAAGTTGTGTGAGTTTTCTGAGGTATTGATATTGACACCTCAGCCTGTGTGTTTTGACTTTAGAAGCACTTTAGctgctttctctttatttaCTTAAGTGAAACAGACAACAGAGCTGATAGAtaggcagctgcctgctgcttttACTTGTTTGCATGGATTATTAGGATGACAGCTTTATGGTCCTAAATGCACTGCATTCCCTGCGTCATCCTGAGATCTTGCAAATTCCCAAAACATTGGGTTGTGGCAGCTTCTGGGAGGTCAGCCAGAGCTAAGAGTACCTTTGTGTTGATTGCTGTGTTCAAGGATCCTTGTTTTAATGAGCTTAAAATTACTTAGACAAGCAGCTTGGTTAGAGCATgttaataatgccaaggttgtgggttcTATCCCCATATgagccattcacttaagagctggactccatgatccctgtgggtctcttccaactctgAATATTCTCTGAAATCAAAAAAGAACTCCTTAAATTTCAGCTTACAGTTATTTAGACCAGCTGTTGAAAGGGTGGAATGAACAGGACTGTCCTTCCCAGGCAAGTGTGAGGCAAGGGAGCAATAGCAGAGCCATTTTTGGAGTCCTCAGCCAGTGTCTGACTTCATGTTTTCTCAATCTGTGCCCAGCCCATGTCAGTAGGGAAAAATATGATGTTGGTTCAGCCAAAATCAGTAGCTAAAACTCAGAAGGAAACTACCCAGAGGTCCATAATCCCATGCTtctgttactgctgagcagcagcataGTTGAAGTTGTTTTTGAGCTGCTGCAAAGCAGTGTTAAACAGCAACCCTCCATGAGATGATATCCAAAGAAAAAGGATAGTTTTACGTGACTCACCTTTACATTTAAagtttgaaaactgaaaatggaagaaGTATTTTGGATGATTGTGCAAGAGAGCTTCCCTCCATTAGCGGAGTAATATTTCAGCATTCTACCTGCAGGCTCTATTTTTCACTACTGCCAGAAGGCAATGTGAGGACTCTTGGGGAAAGGTGTTTTTGCACATTTAAGCTCTGATGATGCCTAAAGCTCAGCCAGTCTGTATTTCTGACAGAGGCTTTGCACAGGCATTGTGGCTGACTGTCCTTGCCACTGGCAAAGTGCAGGGTGAAATGCAGCAGTGAATGTACAAAACAGAGGGTctgggtggcaggaggaggtAATAAAAACAGGGTGTGCTCAGTTCCTGGTCAGCTGAAGCAAGAATGCAGGTAACTGGCAGATCAGGTGTTAGGTTTTGTGCTGTGCCCCAGTGCAGGATTTGCTTCGTGCTTACCCACTTTTGAGGAGCAGTAGCAATGGGGTCCATCAGGAATAGTCTGAGGCTCTTTATGGTAATGCTGGATTGTgtgctcacttttttttcccttgttgttCACATTGTGTGTTCTCTCTTTCCTGTAGATCAGCCTTTCTGGCAGCTCATATTCCTCTCTTCCTGTACCCCTTCCTGCACACAGTCAGCAAGACCCGTCCATTTGAGTACCTGCGGCTCACGAGCCTCGGAGTCATTGGTGAGCAGCCAGACTAATGCTGGAGCACTGATCTCTTACTGAGTTAGAACAGTTCATGCTGTGGGCATAGAGCCTTGGATGACCAAAGTCAGAGGTCTCTTGTTACTGGGATTTTCAAGTCCTGTAGTAGTAAGAGGAGGAATTGCTCCTTTTCCATTGTGGAGGCAAGctcctcttccttttcagtTATAAAAAACCCACTGAAGTCTAAATGCGTTgccaaaaatatgtttctttgaGTATCAGTACCTGCAGACTTGTACCTTCACTCTCAGCCCTCCCAGCTAGACACTGGGATGGGTGGGTGCAGGCTGGGCTTTCTTTGGGTTTCTGTCATTGATTGACTTGGGTGTATTTTCCCTGTCTTCCCCTTaccctggttttttttttatttcttctttctgcccaaatcatttttctttcaatacaTAAAGAgtcttaaaatgcatttcttccttccagAGGTTGCTGTGGGTGCCTTGATCCTCCTGTGTTTGGGTTCCTACTGAGGGAGAGTCAAGAGTGCATCccctttctgaaaattaaacaacccccaaacccagctTGATTACTTTTACCCTGCCTAAATGATTTCTTCCCCAGCCATGTGCTGCAACATGTTTAGGATGATAGTTGTTCTGCCTGCCATTCAGACTGAATGGTTtccagggagggcagagcacAGGCCCTCTTTGAAAGGTGAGATTTTTTGAAACAGTTTATCATTTCctgattttgggttttgtttttacttcaaGGGGCCTTGGTGAAAACTGACGAGCAAGAAGTGATAAATTTCTTATTGACAACCGAAATTATCCCCCTGTGCTTACGCATTATGGAGTCTGGCAGTGAGCTCTCCAAAACGgtaccttttttgttttgtttcaataaaGACACGTAATTGTTCATTTCTGACTGACCAGGCAGCCAGTGCCCTGCAGAGTTGGCTTCTGTGCTGTTGGGACAAGTCTGGGTGGAGTTTTTACCTCCTTAAATACCAAGCAGATCAGGACCTGAGGCTGCCTGAGTGGCCTGGCAGTAGTTGGCATCTTACGCAACCTGCATCCAGTCATCTTGTACACTGTGCTTTGTGTCCACTTATTTTGTTTAGCCAGAGATGCCAGGCATTGTGTACTgtcctgtattttcttttggcttttaaCTATCACTGAGTAAAGCATTTGCTGCCTGCTGGAAGGCTTTTCAGCTCTGGGGCTGACTTGAAAAGAGCACCACACAAAGGGTGTCCCTTTTCAGGGTAGATAAGTTGtttatatgcttttttttctgctttctccccaTTCTAGGTTGCTACGTTTATTCTCCAGAAAATCCTCCTGGACGACACAGGGCTGGCATATATCTGTCAGACTTATGAGCGGTTTTCCCATGTTGCCATGATACTGGTAagattatttgtttttaaagcatttatatctaaaaaggaaaaaactatgCTGTAGCAGCCAGCTTTTTCAGCAACTATTTTACTGCTGGCTGGCTGGAACACAGGATGAGGGAGGCAAATTGTTCCTGGGCTAATTGCTTGTGGCACTGTAGCTCTGCATCCAGGTTTCCTTTGTATACTTCTGGTTTACACGTCGAGAGAACACATATTAGTTGTGATATACTAAGTCCCCAAGACAAAATAGGTAAACCTCTCCAGAGAAGAAGAAGATTTTCCAGAGTTGTGGACGTTTCCAGTTATTGGTGGGATGTgaattgatttaattttatgtaaGAATGATCACACAGTTCAGATCATGGATCTGTCTCATCCCTGTCTCTCACAACATGTTTAAAGAGCAGGGCAGGTATATATGATACTTGTCCTCATAACAGTCTCACAGCTGCCAGCTACTTTCAGCTTTGGATTTCTGGGGCCACTTGTGGGTTTCTGTGTAGTAACCCCCAGTGTTTGTCCCATCCGCCCCTTGAACCCATGGAAACTTTTTGCATCCACAGTGTCTTTGACCAAGGAGTTTGACAAGGTTTCCTGTTTGCTGCCTGGAATGCCAccctcatttttcttcctttctgaatCTGGCTCCTACTAGCTGCTGCATATGATCTAATTTTTGTGTTGGAATACAGAGAGCAAATAAGTTCTGTCCTTTCCGTAATCCCTGTAAAGGACAAGTTTGGGTACTCAAAATTTGTTCATCCCAAGAGTAATAGCCGCAGCTTGAGCTTTATCTTTGAGCTTGCCAAGGGGAATACAAACCTACCCTGGAATAGTTATTGCCATGCTTCTGTgtgcatttgtttgctttttaaagggTGGTCTCAGGAGAACAAAATGCAGCAGTAAGTTAAGCACTTAGCAATGCTGGTTCTGTGACTAAGtgttaatattttcattaggGATATTTACTTGTCTGTTTTCACAAATGTAGAGAAAACATTGCCTCCTGTTCACCCACAAACAGCAAAATAGGAATGATTTTGAGCTAATGTCCCTAATATCCAGTATGATGTGATTTTTGCATTCAAGAAGATCAGTTTTGATGCAAATACATCTCAAGGTGCAAGGTGAAGGATAGAATTAGAAACTGAGGTaggggagggaaggagaccATGCCATTCCCAGACATGAATTCTTCTTTGAACATAGAAGGAGCTGGGTGTGTAAAGGTGGTTAGCATGTGTAGTCCCACCACTGAGTGAAGCACTGGCAGGATCAATATTCCATAGTGAAagagaggaagatgaaaatGTTCACAGACTTTTTTGTTGTCTGTTTCAAAAATCAGGATACTGCACTCCTGTCTAATGAGGGTGATGATTTACTTCCATGTCTGCTGATAACTGAGTAAGATGTCATACAAGTATTATTgctcttttaaaagagaaaatgagtaTTTTCCATCCAGGAGCTCTCTGAGGAAACTTGtggttatttattttgaagaaatattggTATCCTGGGGAATTGCTAAGAACAGGAAGCTTGCAAAAGGGCAGATGAGGGGGACCTGCTAATTGCTAACTGCCAGGATAGACAAATACCGGTGAATTTGGCTAATGGGGAAAATGTTTAGTGCTAGGCAATGTAgtttacaggaaaaaacccaacttgtTGGACAGATGTGATTGACTCCTAAATACAAGCCAGCAGTCTGTTAAATTCTTCGGAGCAGGTGTGCGAAGGCAGCCACACTGCTTGCTCAGCTGGGCACGTTCAAAGGTGCAGCCATGTGCAAAGTCCTGCTTAGTGTGAGAAACAGAGACTGAGCCAGGAAGATCTATCTGTCTGTGCCTTGCTTCCCTGGAACAGCTTCCTGAGGGAtatagcagaaagaaaaaatacactgCTTGGATGTGTGCTAAGACCAGATAAGGATCTTGCTACATGTGGTGTGGGTGACCCCAGTCCTATGGCCTGGCTTTTCAGGGTATTGCTATTGTCTTAAAAGGATGTTGAAGTGAAGGGAATGCATATGAGAACAGGAGGTGTTGCAGAGCTTGGAAACACACCTCATGGTGTCACTCAGCCTGAGCTTATCCACATGTTTGGAATGTGTCTGTCTTCCATGAGGGGGAAACCCCAGGTTCTCTTTTATCTCACAAAGAGTTGCTAAGCAGTCCTAGGAAGgtaaaaaccaaacagaaatgaGATGAGCTTTCCCCAAGCTGCTGGGAGAATCCTTTCCAAGTCATGGCAAGCTGCTCTTCTCCAAGGCTTCTTGGCAAGCAGCACCAGGCTCTGTGCAGCGGTACCTAGATAAAAGGTAATAGGCTGTGCTGCGCAGGAAGCCAGAGTGAGTGATTTAATTATCTTTCCCAGTCTCTGCTGGTTGTGAAGCTGTTCTTTTAAAGACTTTAACTGGTGGCACTGGCCTCTGTCAAACAGGGTAAAATGgtcctgcagctctccaaggAGCCATCGGCACGGCTGCTGAAACATGTCGTCCGCTGCTACCTTCGCCTTTCCGATAACCCCAGGTAAACATTTTAGGAGTTTGGGCAGGGGCTTCTCCTGTGCCCATGGAAGCTCAGTTCTTCTCCACCGTGCCCACCTGGGGGGAATCAAGGTTCCTGGTCTGTCAGCCTTAGCTCAGTGTGGAAGATGGGTGGGGGTGGggtttttgctttgatttttttattgctagCCACAGGAGCTTTTATGGTACATGGGAGAAACAGTGACTGTTGGGGGCTTGtgcaaattccagctgtgcaACTTACTACTGTCTGAGCTCAAAGGTAGCTTGAACAAGATACAAAGGAGGGCCTGAGGTGGAAGGTACACTATACTCTCCCTCTTCTGCATCAAACAGGCTGTTAGCAATGGATGAAATTCAGCTGAGAGAATACAAACTGATCTCCTGCTGGCCAGTagctctgcccagagctgctgggtgtgTTTGTtgcctcagcctctcctggcatCGCATCACTTTGCTGCTGGGTGTCGGGGTGCAGGGGCTGCGCAGGGGTTTGGTGTGAGgggtgggagctgtgctggctggctgAGTGCCACCTGCTGcggtgctgctgctcagtgttttCATTGGCTGGCTCTGCCGGGGAGACCTCCAGGCAAAGGAACTCTGTGTCCCCAGTGGGGTTTGCTCCCCTCTTGCCCCTGTGAGTTTATTTGTTGGGCCCCGTTACTTGTCTCTTGATGTAGGGCACGTGAAGCTCTCAGGCAGTGCCTTCCTGACCAGCTGAAGGACACCACCTTCGCCCAGGTCCTGAAGGATGACACCACCACAAAACGCTGGCTGGCTCAGCTCGTCAAGAACCTGCAAGAGGGTCAAGTCACTGACCCACGGGGCATCCCTCTTCCTCCGCAATGACTGCTGGGGGAGGTGGGGCACTGGGGAAGAAACAGCTCAGGTTTACAAAGAACCAGGAACAGGTGACCTCTTCTGCAACAAACTGGGCACGCCAGCTGGCTGCCAGCCTGTCGGACCATCCCACCCAGCCAAAGGGCTGCTCTGTAGCAGTGCAGCAAGCCTCCAGGGATCCCAGCACCAGCAAATGCTGATACTACAGcttcaaaaaaaatcaataaaaacaaTCTCTATAGATCCCAGTCTCTCCGGGAGGCTTGGGTGGCATCTCTTCCCCCACCTCCAGTCAGGGGGCAGTGCAGATGTCCGCTCTTCCAGCAAGCTCAGCCTCCGCCCAAGTGGTGCACGACACCAGGTGTGTGCACCACGTCCTTCCAGTTCCTTGTCACTTCTTGTTTACATGTCTGTTTAGATGAGTGAACTGAATAAAAGCCTATCCAGTTGTTTTATCCCCTCCTAATACTGCTACTCAGCTGCAGGTAGCCCAGGGACAGCTTTCTTCCCTGCTAGCACATCCTTGCTCATGGCTCTGCATCCGGCTGGCACAGTGAAgttctctgttcttttcctttggtgTGGAGGAAGTGGCTGGAGCCAGGCCATTGCAGTGCTTGCCACAAGAGGAGGGGTGAATTACTTGCAATGAACCCATGTGTCATAAGCTTGCTTCCCAGGGCTCTGGGGAAGGACAAGACAGCAGGATTGTGGCTCTTGTGCTGTAAATAGTGCACTCCTGCAGCTGACCAGCAGCCAGGGGCTGATGTGTGCTGGCCTCTCATCTAGACCTGGGAAAGCTGCCGGCTGGCTTATCCCATGGAGCTCAGTGTGAGGGCACCTGCCTTGAGGTGGTGGGCAGGCCACCGACTGATCCCGTGCCGCCTGCAGGCTCCAGGTATGCTGCCTTCTGCAcccactgctgcctgccaggTGGCCCTCAGTCCTGTCCCCTACCCTCCCCCCTCCTTCCACTCCTCTCTGCCAGCCGGGTGCATCCATTTCAGCTTTGAAACCTGCCTTGGCATCTGCCGTGGCCCCACTGCAATTAAACTGGACCAGCAGCCACTTACCTGCCTCCCCTGTGCCGAGGGCCTAATGTGGCTGCAGCGGGCTCTCAGAAGCTGTGGAGGAGCTCCCAGGCTCTGTGGTAGCAGAGCCTGTTCTTGGCTGCAGGCAAGTCTGGGCAGCTACTTAATTTCTCCCCCCTCTTCGAGTAGTCCATTTTGCTGATCATCTGCAGTGTCGTGCCAACAGTGTCTTAAATCCCaccatttcccttccctcctcccctcagcCTTGCATAACAAGGGCAGAGCACAGCCTCTTCCTTGCCCTCGGGTTCCTGTTTTATAACCAttgccttttccctccttttcacCCTGACCTTGCCAGGGTGTGAAAATGCTTCTGTGTggttgattggttttttttaaaattcggattaataaataataaaacctcaTCCAGCACAGATTGCTCCTGGTCTGGTCTCTCGGGGTGGGGGCAAACGGCGAGGTGGGGGCTTATTGCAGGTGGGAGGAAGGGTGGGATGTGCCGTCTTGGGGATGTGAGCTGGGAAGAGTGGCTTTTCCCAGTGGGAGCTGGCTATGTCCCTGTGGCGCCGCATCTCTTCTGGGGCAGGTAGTGTGGAGGGgatgc includes:
- the CNOT9 gene encoding CCR4-NOT transcription complex subunit 9 isoform X1, translating into MHSLATAAPVPTALAQVDREKIYQWINELSSPETRENALLELSKKRESVPDLAPMLWHSFGTIAALLQEIVNIYPSINPPTLTAHQSNRVCNALALLQCVASHPETRSAFLAAHIPLFLYPFLHTVSKTRPFEYLRLTSLGVIGALVKTDEQEVINFLLTTEIIPLCLRIMESGSELSKTVATFILQKILLDDTGLAYICQTYERFSHVAMILGKMVLQLSKEPSARLLKHVVRCYLRLSDNPRCRAREALRQCLPDQLKDTTFAQVLKDDTTTKRWLAQLVKNLQEGQVTDPRGIPLPPQ
- the CNOT9 gene encoding CCR4-NOT transcription complex subunit 9 isoform X2, whose amino-acid sequence is MHSLATAAPVPTALAQVDREKIYQWINELSSPETRENALLELSKKRESVPDLAPMLWHSFGTIAALLQEIVNIYPSINPPTLTAHQSNRVCNALALLQCVASHPETRSAFLAAHIPLFLYPFLHTVSKTRPFEYLRLTSLGVIGALVKTDEQEVINFLLTTEIIPLCLRIMESGSELSKTVATFILQKILLDDTGLAYICQTYERFSHVAMILGKMVLQLSKEPSARLLKHVVRCYLRLSDNPRAREALRQCLPDQLKDTTFAQVLKDDTTTKRWLAQLVKNLQEGQVTDPRGIPLPPQ
- the CNOT9 gene encoding CCR4-NOT transcription complex subunit 9 isoform X3 codes for the protein MLWHSFGTIAALLQEIVNIYPSINPPTLTAHQSNRVCNALALLQCVASHPETRSAFLAAHIPLFLYPFLHTVSKTRPFEYLRLTSLGVIGALVKTDEQEVINFLLTTEIIPLCLRIMESGSELSKTVATFILQKILLDDTGLAYICQTYERFSHVAMILGKMVLQLSKEPSARLLKHVVRCYLRLSDNPRCRAREALRQCLPDQLKDTTFAQVLKDDTTTKRWLAQLVKNLQEGQVTDPRGIPLPPQ